One Hevea brasiliensis isolate MT/VB/25A 57/8 chromosome 5, ASM3005281v1, whole genome shotgun sequence genomic region harbors:
- the LOC110647330 gene encoding pro-hevein-like: MGRVMNICMVVLLCLTGVAIAEQCGRQAGGKLCPNNLCCSQWGWCGSTDEYCSPDHNCQSNCKDSGEGVGGGSASNVLATYHLYNSQDHGWDLNAASAYCSTWDANKPYSWRSKYGWTAFCGPVGAHGQPSCGKCLSVTNTGTGAKTTVRIVDQCSNGGLDLDVNVFRQLDTDGKGYERGHLTVNYQFVDCGDTQVNPLFPIMDH, from the exons ATGGGAAGAGTTATGAATATATGTATGGTTGTTTTATTATGTTTAACAGGTGTTGCAATTGCTGAGCAATGTGGTCGGCAAGCAGGTGGCAAGCTCTGCCCCAATAACCTATGTTGTAGCCAGTGGGGGTGGTGTGGCTCCACTGATGAATATTGTTCACCTGATCATAACTGCCAAAGCAATTGCAAAGACAGCGGCGAAGGTGTTGGTGGTGGAAGTGCTTCCAACGTTCTTGCGACGTACCATTTGTATAATTCACAGGATCATGGATGGGACTTGAATGCCGCAAGTGCATATTGCTCTACATGGGATGCTAACAAGCCATATTCATGGCGGAGCAAGTATGGCTGGACTGCATTCTGCGGTCCCGTCGGAGCACACGGCCAACCCTCCTGTGGAAAGTGCTTGAGT GTGACAAATACAGGGACTGGAGCTAAAACGACAGTGAGGATTGTGGATCAGTGTAGTAATGGAGGACTAGATTTGGACGTGAATGTTTTCCGTCAACTGGACACAGATGGGAAAGGATATGAACGAGGTCATCTTACAGTGAACTACCAATTTGTTGATTGTGGAGATACCCAAGTCAACCCTCTATTCCCCATTATGGATCATTAA